The nucleotide window TTATGCATAAGTTAAAGCTAACACAAAATTCTTCAAAATAATATAGCTGATGAGTATGATATTGTTGACTAAAGCTAAAAATCTCTATATACTTTGAATGGACAGGAGGCTATTATGGAAATTTGGCAAATTTGGTGCATTGCAGGAATTGTTCTTTTGATAATTGAAATGTTTACACCGGTAATGTTCTTTTTATGTTTGGCTGTCGCAGCTTTTGTTACGGCGATTGTTGCTGCAATTGGCTTTTCGGTTATGTTCCACTCTATTGCTTTCGCAGTGGCAACTATATTGCTAATACTTTTCATACGACCGTATTTACTAAGCAAATTTAATAATAATGATAAACAAACAGGTATTGAAGCAAAATATATAGGTAAAAATGCAACTGTAATTGCACCTGTTACCAAATCCTCCGGAAGAATTGCCATATATGGGGAAGAATGGGACGCTCGGACGGATTATGATTGCACTATAGAACCGGATAGTCAAGTTAAAATAATTTCTAACGACAGTATCGTTATGAAGGTTGAACCGCTCAAAGATATAAAGGAGAATAATAATGAGTGTAATTAGTATTGTACTTCTTGTATTCGTGATTTTATTGGCTCTTAAAGGCTTTAAAATTGTGAAACAAGCTGAAGTTATCATTATCGAACGACTAGGAAAGTTTGAAAAAGTGTTGGATTCAGGGATACATTTTATTATTCCTATCGTTGAAGCACCAAGAGGAGTCTTTTGGAAACAAGTTGCAAAAGGTGCAGATGGTAGAAATTATGCCTATATAGCTGAAAGAGAACGTATTGACTTGAGAGAATGTGTCTATGATTTTCCTCGTCAAAACGTGATTACAAAAGACAATGTATCAATCAGTATCAATGCTTTGATATATTTTCAAATTGTAAACCCTAAAAGTGCAGTATATGAAATTCAAAATTTGCCTGAAGCTATTGAAAAACTAACGCAAACTACATTGAGAAATATCATAGGCGAACTCGATTTAGATGAAACATTGGTTTCTCGAGATACTATTAATGCAAAATTAAGAGCAATACTTGATGAAGCGTCTAATAAATGGGGCGTAAAAGTAAACAGGGTTGAGCTCCAAGATGTTATTCCACCTGCAGACATTCAAGCGGCAATGGAAAAACAAATGAAAGCTGAACGTGATAGGCGTGCTTCTATTTTAGAAGCTGAGGGATTGAAAAAATCTGCAATTTTGAAAGCTGAAGGACAAAAAGAAGCTGAAATAAATAAAGCTGAAGGTGATAAAAAAGCTGCTATATTAAGAGCTGACGGTAATGCTCAAGCTCGTATTTTGGAAGCAGATGGTGAAAAACAAGCAATTCAAAAGATTATTGAAGCTATTCAAAGTCACGGTCAACCTGACAAATATTTAATCGCAATGAAATATCTTGAAACCTTGAAAGGTATGGTCGAAGGTGAAAACAATAAGGTCGTTTATATGCCTTATGAAGCCTCTGGCATTTTGAGTTCTATTGACGGAATTAAACAAATGCTTGACTCAGGCAAATAATATTAATTTTTTCAAAATTAAAAAGGTGCTTCAAATAGAGGCACCTTTTGAGATATAAGATTAGAGAGAGATGAGAGAGCTTAGTCTTGAGGAATAAATACTGTGAAGCTGTTGCTGATATTTTTATATTGTTTTGCAACGTGGTCACTTGCTTCGTATCCGTTTCCTAATGAAATTGAAATGTGTCCATGCGGGTTGTCACCGTCTTTGTCCCAAACGACAATTGCACCTGCAGGAAGTTTATCCAAATCAGCTTTTGAAGCTGAAACTTCTTTAAATTGGTCAGAGTGTTGTCTTAGTCCATCTGCTGCCATATATGCTGAAGGGTAACCCAAACGGAATCCATACATTTTTTCTAATGAATTATTAACGCCTTTTAAGCACCAGCCATGTGAACCCATAGAGCTTGCTGTTTGGCTTGCAACTTGTGCTAATTTTGCACCATTTTGTGTTGCACCTTCTGCGTTAATATTTGGTGCAGAAGCATTGCTGAATGCGGTGTTGACGGCATTTGTTGTTTTATCAACGGCATTTCTAATAACAGAAGGCATTTTGCCAACCGCTGCTTGGAACTTAGTAACCGGACTGAAGTTTTGTGAGTCAATACTCGCATCATTTTCAGGTTCTGGAACGCCAAGTGTTTCACATGCACGTTTTTGCATCGCAACAGGAAGTTTTGCCAAAGCTTTATTTAATATGGAGGCTACATCAATATCGTCACCGCCCATTGTTTGAATTAGATTCAATCTTGTTTTTAGAGTTCTTAAAGAGTTTTCACTTGCGTCTTCTTCCATATGAGCAGCATCTTGAACAAGTGAAGAAACCATAGATTCAATTTGTGTTGATTTAACTGCGTTAGAAGTTCCGAACGCATCAGTAACACCATCTTGACCACTGCCATTCAAAGGGATATTGATATCACTTGAATCAGTGCCTTGTGTTGATTTTAGCTTAAATAAGTCAGCATAATTAGCTGAAATACTACTAATAGAAGTTGTCATCTCTTTAAATTCCTGTGTTGGTAATACTCTCTTATGTATATATAAAGGATATATACTCACAGAAATTGCTTTTTTGCTTAGTAATATTAAGAAATATTAAGCAAGGTCGCCATATAAGCACCAAGTTTGAGCTTTTGTTACTTTTACATTTACGAAATCACCGATATTGCTGTCTGGTGCAACGAAATGAATGAGCTTGTTGTTGCCAGCTCTGCCGTTGCAGAAGATGGTTCCGTTTTTATCGGTTTTTGCTTCTATTAATACCTCGAATGTTTTGCCAATACATTTTTGGTTTGATTTGAGGCAAGCTTCACGGTTTTTTTCGTTTAAAATATCAAGCCTTTTAGCTTTTGTATCTTCGTCGACAAATTTGTCGGTCATTTTCGCTGCTTTAGTGTAAATCCTTGGCGAATATGCGGCTGTATTTTGGTAATCTAATTCAAACTCATCTATTGCGGATAAAGTATCTAAGAATTGTTCTTCTGTTTCTCCCGGGAAACCGGCTATAAAATCACTTGTTATAGCAACGTCAGAGAATCTTTTTCTGATTTTATTTACGATTTGAGCATATTGTTGTCGGTCGTATCTTCTGTTCATATCTTTCAAAATTTCAGAATTGCCTGATTGCATCGGAATATGGAAGTAATCACAAACTTTGTCACATTCTTCAACTGCATCAATCAAATCATCAGTTATGTCAGTAGGGTATGAAGTTACAAATCTTATGCGGAATTTGCCGTCTATTTTATTCAAATTTCTTAGCAAATTAGCGAGAGTTGATTTGTTATCATCGAAATCTTTGCCATAGCTGTCGACATTTTGACCGAGGAGGGTAATTTCCTTGTATCCGGCAGAGATAGCGTTTTTAGCTTCTTGGATAATTTCGTCCATTTGCCTGCTTCTTTCGCGACCACGAGTGAAAGGGACAACACAATATGTACAAAAGTTGTTACAACCTTCAATAATAGGTATCCAAGCATTTACGCTTTTGGCTCTGTCTATTTTAAATTTGTTAGCGTCATCAGTGACAGCTTTTTCAGTGATTGCACAAACTTTTTCGCCTGCTTCTATTCGTTGTATAAGAGATGGCAACTCATAAATATTATGAGTACCGAAAACCAAATCAATATATGGGGCACGTTTTTGAATGTTTTTTTTATCTTGTTGAGCTACACAGCCACAAATTCCGATTTTTAGCTCGGGGCGTTTTTTCTTCCATTTACCCCATAAACCAACTTGGCTGTAAGCTTTATCAGCTGATAGTTGTCTTATGCTGCAAGTGTTTATAATCAATAAATCAGCATCTTTGGGCTCATTTGTGTTTTCGTAGCCAAAGTGTGAAAGAATTCCGGAAACTCTTTCACTATCTGATTTGTTCATCTGACATCCGAGTGTTTGTATAAATAATTTCTTCATGCTTAATATTATACTTGAAAAAAATGTGTTATACTAACTACGTTAAAATTTTATAACAGATAGGAGTAAATATGCCTACATACGTTAGAGCGAGCCATTTATTGGTTAAAACAGAAGAAGAAGCTAAAAGTTTGAGAGAAGAAATTCTTGAAGGAAAAGATTTTGCACAAGTTGCATCAGAAGTTTCAATGTGCCCATCAGGTGCAAACGGCGGTGATTTAGGGTTTTTCACAAAGGGACAAATGGTTCAAGAATTTGAAGATGCTGCTTTTTCGATGAAAGTCGGTGAAGTTTCTGACCCAATAAAAACACAATTCGGTTATCATTTGATAAAGCTGACCGATACAAAGGACTAAATGGAATTAATAAATAAACTAAAAAACTTTTTAAAAGAATACAATGCTGATGCTCTACTTATAAATTCTACAAACGAATTTTTGGTAGAGTATAATCAGTTTGAAAAAAATGCCCGATATTCTGTAACAGGCTTTTCAGGCTCAACGGGTGATGTTCTTTTGACTTCTGAAAAGGTATTTCAATTTGTTGATGGTAGATATCATGAGCAAGCCGATTTAGAGGTTGATACGAGCATTGTAGATGTCGTAAAATTACAGATGGGGCAACAATATATCAAAGAACTTGCAACTCGCCTTAAAAATGATTCTGTACTTTTAGTAGTTGGCAAAAAAATCTCAAGTGCATTTTTGAACGCTTTAAATTGCGAATTAGAGCAGAAGAATATAACATTTAAAATTTTAGATTTTGACCCGGTTTTTTCTCTTGGTCAAAAAAAATATAAAAATGAAAAGCAAAAATTATTTTTGATAGACAAAAACATTGCAGGTGAAACCGCTTCTGAAAAGCTCGAAAAAATATCATCTAAATTGGCAGAAAATGAATCAATTGTAGTTTCTGCTCTGGAAGATATTGCATATTTAACAAATATTCGCTCTTATGATATTCCATATAGTTCGTCATTTTATGCCAAAATGTTGATTGATAAGCACACTGTCAAACTTTATACTGATAGTAATATAAATCTCGATGAAAATATGAGCGAAACTTTTAAAATTTTACCATTGAAAAATTTTGACGAGGATTTAAAATCTATCAAAAACGCCACTGTAAAAATAGATGAGAAGACTATAAATACTTATGATTTGTATAATATAGACGAAAGCAATAATCTTCAATACAGCAATATTTCGACTTTAAAAACACAAAAGAATGATAGTGAACTTAAACACTTCAAATCCTCGTTTGAACGGGCTGACAACGCTTTGATGATTATTTCAGATATGATTAATTCAAATAAAATATATTCTGAAACTGATTATTATGATGCACTTGTCGACTCTTTTTACAATAATGAAGCACAAAGCTTGAGTTTTAAACCAATAATAGCAGCGGGTACAAATTCTTCTATTATACACTATTCTCACCCTAAAAATAATTTTTTTGTTAATGAAGGTGACTTTTTGCTCGTAGATTGTGGCGGTTATTACGAAGGTGGCTATGCTACAGATATAACAAGAACTTTTCTTAAAGGGACTCCTACTGATTATCAAAAAATAGTTTATACAACTGTTTTGAAGGCTTTTTTCACCGCATACAAAGCTTCTTATACAACTAGAAATACTTGGTATGATATAGACAAAAAGGCTCGAGATGTCATAAATCAAGCCAATTTGGCAGGATTTTCCTTTAATCACTCGACAGGCCATGGCGTCGGGCTCAATGTCCACGAAACGCCTCCTGCTTTAGCACCATCTGATTTGTCAAAAAAACAGATTACTCATAATGCTGTTTTTTCAATTGAACCAGGGATTTATAAACCACTTTATGGCGGCGTTAGACTTGAAAATACAGTCTATAGCTCAATAACTAATGGTAAAGTTTCAATTAATACACTTTCAAAATTTAAGTTTGAACCCAAACTTGTTGATTTTTCTATGTTATCAGACATTGAAAGAGAATATTTCGAAGAATGGCAGGCTATGTAATGCAAGAAATAACAAGTGTTTCAAATTCAAAAATAAAAGAATATTCCAAACTTCTTCAAAAAAAGTATCGTGAAAAATCTTGCTTATTCATTGTTGAAGGCAAAAAAGCCTATGAAGAAATTTTGAACGCAAATATAAAAATAGAAGATGTTTTTGTCACTGATAGCTGTAAAAATCAAATTAATGATAATCATGCCACTTTTGTTACAGAAGCTGTAATAAAGAAACTCTGTTCGACTGATTCGCCCTCTAATATTGTAACGATTGCACATAAACAACCAAACGATATTTCTATTGTCAAAAACAATAACATATTTTTAATTGAAAATATTAAAGACGCAGGCAATTTGGGCACAATAATCAGGAGTGCTGCGGCTTTCGGTTTTGAAAATATATTGCTGATAGGTAACACTATTGATATTTACAATCCAAAGGTGATAAGGTCTTCTGCAGGCAATTTTTTCAAAGTAAAAGTAATAACAACTGATATAAGCACTCTTAAAAATCAATTTAAAGATTATAACTATATTGCGACGGCTTTGGCTTCTAATGCACAAATCACACCAGCACAAATCGATACTCAAGCAAAAAACATAATAATGTTCGGCTCGGAAGCTACAGGCTTAACTCAAGGCTTAATAGACCTTGCAAACAAAAATTTGCTTATACCTATGAAAAATGACGTTGAATCGTTAAACCTTTCAACCGCAGTGAGCGTTACAATGTATCAAATGTTTACTAAAACTTTTTGAGGTTGCAAAAGCTTGCATCTAAGGCTTTTTCGCCCTGTAGACCGAAGTCTACGACATACATTTTTGCACCTGAAAGTACTTTTATATCTTTAATATGCCCGATGCCGAATTTTGAATGAAAAACTCTGTCGCCTTGGAAAAATTCTTTTATCTCAGGTTGAGGCTTTTTAGCTTTTTCTTCTTCTAATGCACGTTCTTTTGCTTTTTTTTCTTCAAGCATTCTTTTTATCGGATTATCATCAAGCAGTTTTTTTATTTTTTCTTCATCTTGAGCCTGTTTTTCGGCTTTTTTTGCTATATTAGCCTGTGCTTTAACAACCATAGCTTTGCGTTTTTGTGGAGCAACAAATCCTCTTCCGAAAGAGTTTGTTGGGGCAATACTGCCAGAAGAAGTTTCTCTTTGTGGCATTGAACGCATTTTATCAACAGCAGCATTGAATGTTTTTCTGTGAGAACCAGACATTGACACAGCATCTGATATGTTACTTTCTATTACAGATTGCGGAATTTCTTCTAAGAACCTACTTTGGTTATAATACCTATATTCCCCCCACATTTGACGTCTTTTTGCATGAGTTATGAACAATCTTTTTTTAGCCCTAGTGACGCCAACATACATTAACCTGCGTTCTTCCTCCATTTCTGTAAGGCTGTTTTGAGAACGACTGTGCGGGAAAATGCCTTCTTCTAAACCAGTTAAGAACACATAATCAAACTCAAGTCCTTTTGCACTATGCAAGGTCATCAATGTTAAAGTTTCAGCTTCATCGTTATAGGAGTCAATATCGCTAACAAGAGAAACCTGTGATAAAAATTCCCCCAAATCATTGCCTTCTTCTAGTGGCTCAAAGTCTTTTGCGACATTTATTAATTCTTGCAAATTGTCGATTCGAGCTTCATTTTCAGGTGTGTCTTCGCTTCTAAGTTCAGATAAATAACCGGTTTCATCAAGAATTGTAGTTATAAATTCCGGCAAAGCGAGCATTTCCCACTTTGATTTTAAATCTTCTATAAGACCATAAAAGCCTTTCAATTTTGTCTTGATGCCATTTGAAAAGTCATCATATTCATCTATATCGGCTAATATTTTGTAGATTGACATATCCGAATCAATAGATATCTTAATCAGTTTTTGCATAGTTGTGTCGCCGATGCTTCTTTTTGGAACATTGATAATCCTACGCAAACTTTGCGAATCGTCAGAGTTGTAAATAAGTTTTAAATAAGCGATTATGTCTTTAATTTCTTTCCTATCATAGAATTTCAATCCGCCGACTATTTTATAAGGTACGCCATTTGCAATACAAGCTTCTTCAAGAGCTCTTGATTGAGAATTTGTCCTGTATAAAAGAGCAATATGCCCTATTGATGTTTCATTTAAAAGTCTTCTGATATTTTGCATAATGTATGAGGCTTCATCTGCTTCATCTTGAGCCTCAAACAGCTGAATCATCTCACCTTTTCCAAGGTTAGAATATAAGTTTTTGCTGACACGTTGTGTGTTATTTGTGATGATTGAGTTTGCGGCAGTTAATATAGTTTCAACAGAACGGTAATTTTGCTCTAATTTAACAAGTTTTGCTTTAGGAAACGAAGACTGAAAATTAAGAATAATCCTAAAATCAGCACCACGCCAACTATATATGGATTGGTCGACATCTCCTACGACACATAAACTACGACCATTTAGCTCATCTTCAGTTTTTGCATTTGTATATATAGAGTTAATCATTTGATATTGAGAAATGTTTGTATCTTGAAACTCGTCAACCAAAATATGCTTAAATCTGTTGTGGTACTTTTCTCTTACTTCATCAGATTCTTCAAATAGTTTTACGGCGAGCATTAACATGTCGTCAAAATCCAAGGCGTTATTTAATTGAAGTTGCTTTTGATACTCAGAATATATTTCAGAATATTTTTGAGATCGATAATCACGAGCTCGACTAGCATAAGTATAGGAATCCCACATTTTGTTTTTAGCATTTGATATAGCAGCTTTAACAACTTTGGGAATGTAAACTTTTTCATCAAGATTTAGTTTTTTCAAAGCATTTTTTATGATTGCATTTGAGTCAGTTTCATCGTAAATAACGAAAGATTTATCGTATTTTTTACCACTATCAGGGTCTTTATATTTGTCGATATCAGTCCTTAAAATTCGTCCACAAATACTATGAAAAGTACCGACCCACATTTTTTTTGCTTTTTCTTCACCAACCATTTTTGACAGACGTTCAACCATTTCTTTGGCAGCCTTGTTGGTGAAAGTTACAGCTAATATCTCGTATGGAGAAACCCCAGATTGCACAAGTTGAGCAATTCTGGTTGTTAATACTTTCGTTTTTCCGCAGCCTGCACCTGCGAGTACAAGTAATGTACCCTCTGGTTCAATAACCGCCTCTTTCTGCTCCCTGTTTAATCCGTCTAAAATATTTCCCATTGTAGTATCTTTTATTTTTTGAAATTTGTGATATGATTACATTATACAAAAAACAAATATTTATACAAAGTGTTAGTTTATTAGGATTTGAAGATGACAGACGAAAAGAAAAATGACCAATCGATAATGGTACCGCTTGACGATTTAGATAAAATTGATGAAAAAAGTGCAAATACTCTGGATATGCTAGCTGTTGAACTCGCTACAATCCAACAATCAGCCAAGAACATTGCTATTATCGGAAGTAGAAATCTTCCTATCACGCACCAACAAATAATTGAAATTTTAGCTTATGCACTTGTAATGCAAGGCAATACAATTGTTACAAGCGGAGGTTCATCAGGTACAAACGCTGCTGCAATCAGAGGTGCAATGAAAGCTAACCCTGATAAATTAAGAGTCATTTTGCCTCAAACAATCGGACAACAACCTTCTGACGTTCAAGACCAATTGATTGGTGTTCCTAATATTATTGAGCACCCCGATAGAGCAATGATGACACTTGCTGACGCTAGCAGAATTTGTAACAGAGAAATTATTGACGAAGGTCAACAACTTATTTGCTTCTTATCACATACATCTGGCACTTTGCACAAAGCAATTGGACATGCGGAAGATTCTCATAAGGTTGTTACAGCTTTCTATCTTGATTAATGTTGTTTAATATAAACTGTTAAAAGGGGCTTATTTTTAAGTCTCTTTTTGTTTTATATATTTTGCAATGGCTTCACCCATTGCAAAACAACACGTCTGAACTCTTAGTGCTGCTTGTGCTTTAAAGGTCGCACTAAGTGCTCTACCCGCTATGAATAAATTATCATATTTGTCTGAAATCAATGATTCTATAGGTAAAAAATAATTTCCTTTTGTAAAATGCAATGTGCTGTCGTCTTTTTTTATAGAATGTATATCTATTGGATAATCAGAAGATAAAGCAACATTGTCAAATTTTTTCTTATCAAGAAGCTCAAATTCAGTGTAAATATGTTTGCCTTTTACCCTGTTAGACTCCCTAATACCAAGCATATCGGCAATATTTGAAATATATGCGTTTTCAAATCCTTTTAAATAAATTTTACAAAATTCAGCCAGCCTAAATATCTGCTCTCGTCCTTTTATAGCGGCTTTTGAGAGATAATTTTCTTCGCAATCATTTATTTGAATTCTTGGACAGTTAAATGCTATGGATGAGGGCATGCCTGGGATTGTGAATAGCTGAAAATAGGCGGTATCTTCTTCTCTTAAAACACCATCTTCTACAGCTTTAGTAAATAGAGGTCTAAGGGCCCAATTTATATTAGTGTCCCAAGTATAAGCAGTGGACAAGTGGATTTGAATATCTGCTACACAGGTCGTAACATTCCTATCTGAATCGAATTTCATTATCCAGTCTGAAAAATCTTTCAAATTGACTCCAGCCATTGTAAAACGCAGCGTAATAGCTTGATTTTCATTCTTATCTTTATTTAAAAATTCACAATTTAAACTTTGAAAAATTTTACCATTTGAAGTTGCATCTACAAGATATTTCGTTTCGGAATGTAGTGATAACATTTCTTGTGAAAAATGTAGGACAAATCGTCCATTTTTTTCTTTAGCTTTGTTAAAACTTGTTGCTAAATAAATGTCTACGCCAACATAATTGAGCATTTTGTCCAAAACTATTTTTAAAAGTTCTGGATTAAACCACCCTTTGTTGCCATCAATATAAGTATATTGAGCACCGTAGGAGTTTGCAAATTCAATTAAATCATTGAAGAAAGTAGAATTTATGCCTAAATCGTTTGTTTTCATTGCAGGAATAACAAGCCCGGAGGTGATTGTTCCGCCTAGATGGATATTTTTTTCAACCAATAACACATGTAGACCCAATTTTGCAGCCATATATGCAGTTGCAACCCCAGCTGTACCGCCTCCAACAACAATAACATCGTAGTAGCTTTTCATTATGAGTCCTTGTTAGCAAGAATTTTCAACCTGCTTATAATTACACTTGCGTTAGGACGATGCGAGCGTTTTTCAAGGCTCAAAAGTTTTTTTTCAAAAGTGTCTAATATAGAAACTTTTTTCTTTTTTAAATTATTTGTGAGAACCGCAGTTGTTATAAAATTCATGTTTATTTTATCCAATCTATATAATTTTACAAAAAAAAATTCTAAAGGGCAAGTTTTTTACAACTTAATTCGATTAGATATATATTGATAACCTTTTAGTATGTTATCATTATGTATCGAATAGTAACAAGTTAAAATATAAACATAATTGCCCACGAAAATACAATATCGAAAAATTATTTGCAAATGTATTACTAAAAGCCAGACACGTTTTAAAGGGCGTTACAAATACTCTGGGTACATTAAGTCATCAGATAAGGATAAAATCGATTTAAAACCATTCTGAAGCCTCTTTAATTTTTAATTAAATATATGCAGTATGCCTACAAGCTCATACGCTAAATTTTGCAGAAATTCGTCAATAAGGATTACTTAAATAATTAAATTAAGAAATATATTCCCGTGTATTTAAAAAGACTAAAAATGCAAAACAAAAGCAAATTACAATATCTATACTAATCCTGTCTTTACAGTGGATTTTAATTCTAAAAGATATATATTGATAATATATATTATGTAAGAAGGAGCCTTTAGTATAAAAGGTAATAAAAATGTACCAGCTTTATAATATAAATCAAGATAACTCTATTATATTATGCGTGAAAAAAAGAAATAAATTAAGACTATTTTATCTGATTACATTATTTTATTTACACCCATAATCACTAAATTAAAAAGTAGATTTAACTACAAAACAACTAATATTTCAATAATATAAAACATAACTGATATTTAAGAGAAAATTTACGAAATACGATTATAAATTTTTACTCGAGTATAATTTGTATTTGTATTCTACTTCATTAATTTTATAATATTTACACAGCTTATTTCAATTTATATTATCAATATGTATCTATTCGTATCAAATATTGCACGTTGATGTTATCAATATATACCGTTTCGAAACTTTATCTACAAAACATAATTTATATTTTATGATAAAATTTATTTATGAAAAAAACAAAAAATAATGAACGGAATAAACCAAAAGCAAGTATAATAGTTGCAAGTTACAACTATGAAAATTATATCAAAGAGACGCTGGACTCTTTGGTTGCACAGACTTATCGTGATTTCGAGGTCATTGTTGTAGATGATGGTTCTAAAGATAGCTCACTTAATATTATTAAGAAATATGAAGCAAAATATGACTATATTCACATTTACACACACGAAAATGGTGCCAACAAAGGGCTTGTTGCAACCCTAAAACTAGCGTTATCAAAGGCTCAAGGGGAATATATTGCATTTTGCGAGAGTGACGATTACTGGCGTAACGACTACTTAGACAAGAAAATAGCCCTTATTGAGAAAAATAAAAATGTTGCTATAATTGGCAATGATATTCAACTGATAGGTAATACAGACCTGAAACAGTCCTATATATCGGCTTGCAATATTACTTTTGAGGGGAGAAACAAGATAAAACTACCTGCACTACAAGATAAAGTTTTTAACCCGTTAGCCACATTTTCTGCTGTTATGGTTAAAAGGGATATATTGATGAGTTGTGATTTTGACACACCTATTCCTGCATGGCTTGATTTTTGGCTCTGGCGTCAAATTTTAGCAGTGTATCCAGCCTATTATATCAATGAAAAAATCTCATTCTGGCGTATACACGAAAGCTACAACGCTGATGCTAATGCCGCTGAGTATTCCAAAAAGTCTGAACTATTCATTAAAGAAAGCAACAAAATTATACAAGCCAAACTCGGTCTTATTCGCTTTTTCTTCTTGAAATTCTGGGAAAAGTTCTTCACTAAATGAAGGATTAATTTAAAAATAAGCTTTAAAACAACATAATGTCTTTAATCTTGTGGTAAAAAATCGTATTTCTTAAAATAAAAGTTTCTTAAATTGGAAACAAATTTCTCTTTTTGATAAGTTATATTTAGTTTTTCGAAATGCTCGTTTATTGTTTTATAATACAATTCTTTGTTTTCGTATAATTTTTTCAAATCGTTTGGCAGATTTTCAGTCATATCTGTATATGAAGAATATACATTATTGAGGTCTTTCCATTCTTTATTAGGGAAAAAATGGTCATTATACACAGCAAACCCAAGGCTATCTACATAGGCTGGTTGATTAAAATATCCATCCATTCCTTCACCAAAAGTTATTGTAAAATATGCACGTGAAATTAAATCCATATACTCAAAAAATGACATATTATTTACTGTAATAATTTTCCAATCCGGGAATTCTTTTTCTAACGATTGAACAATTTTAGACTTATTTTTATTGTCGTCAGGGGATAGCACAATGATTTTCTCTTTTTTTTCAAATGGATATTTTTTATATAAAGTATAGTCAATCTCAACAGAAAATAAATGAGTAGGCATCTTGAATTTATTGCATACTTCTTGAGTTGCATATCTGTCATGTGCGACTGTTTGCGTTACGTTATTGGAAATCAAATATAGTGATTTAAGTTTTTTAACTTCCGGCATATTTTCAATATTCTGATTCATAATATTTAATTGAACATTTTTAATTGATTTGAAAAAAATTAACTCATTTTTGTTTAATGCTTTATAAAATGACATTGCATAATAATCAGGAATATGAACAATAATTTCCTCTAAGTTTTTACAATTTTCAATTATTTGAGAAAATCTATAAATTTGTTCATTATTTGGAAA belongs to Candidatus Gastranaerophilales bacterium and includes:
- a CDS encoding 3'-5' exonuclease; this encodes MGNILDGLNREQKEAVIEPEGTLLVLAGAGCGKTKVLTTRIAQLVQSGVSPYEILAVTFTNKAAKEMVERLSKMVGEEKAKKMWVGTFHSICGRILRTDIDKYKDPDSGKKYDKSFVIYDETDSNAIIKNALKKLNLDEKVYIPKVVKAAISNAKNKMWDSYTYASRARDYRSQKYSEIYSEYQKQLQLNNALDFDDMLMLAVKLFEESDEVREKYHNRFKHILVDEFQDTNISQYQMINSIYTNAKTEDELNGRSLCVVGDVDQSIYSWRGADFRIILNFQSSFPKAKLVKLEQNYRSVETILTAANSIITNNTQRVSKNLYSNLGKGEMIQLFEAQDEADEASYIMQNIRRLLNETSIGHIALLYRTNSQSRALEEACIANGVPYKIVGGLKFYDRKEIKDIIAYLKLIYNSDDSQSLRRIINVPKRSIGDTTMQKLIKISIDSDMSIYKILADIDEYDDFSNGIKTKLKGFYGLIEDLKSKWEMLALPEFITTILDETGYLSELRSEDTPENEARIDNLQELINVAKDFEPLEEGNDLGEFLSQVSLVSDIDSYNDEAETLTLMTLHSAKGLEFDYVFLTGLEEGIFPHSRSQNSLTEMEEERRLMYVGVTRAKKRLFITHAKRRQMWGEYRYYNQSRFLEEIPQSVIESNISDAVSMSGSHRKTFNAAVDKMRSMPQRETSSGSIAPTNSFGRGFVAPQKRKAMVVKAQANIAKKAEKQAQDEEKIKKLLDDNPIKRMLEEKKAKERALEEEKAKKPQPEIKEFFQGDRVFHSKFGIGHIKDIKVLSGAKMYVVDFGLQGEKALDASFCNLKKF
- a CDS encoding DNA-processing protein DprA, with protein sequence MTDEKKNDQSIMVPLDDLDKIDEKSANTLDMLAVELATIQQSAKNIAIIGSRNLPITHQQIIEILAYALVMQGNTIVTSGGSSGTNAAAIRGAMKANPDKLRVILPQTIGQQPSDVQDQLIGVPNIIEHPDRAMMTLADASRICNREIIDEGQQLICFLSHTSGTLHKAIGHAEDSHKVVTAFYLD
- a CDS encoding FAD-dependent oxidoreductase, giving the protein MKSYYDVIVVGGGTAGVATAYMAAKLGLHVLLVEKNIHLGGTITSGLVIPAMKTNDLGINSTFFNDLIEFANSYGAQYTYIDGNKGWFNPELLKIVLDKMLNYVGVDIYLATSFNKAKEKNGRFVLHFSQEMLSLHSETKYLVDATSNGKIFQSLNCEFLNKDKNENQAITLRFTMAGVNLKDFSDWIMKFDSDRNVTTCVADIQIHLSTAYTWDTNINWALRPLFTKAVEDGVLREEDTAYFQLFTIPGMPSSIAFNCPRIQINDCEENYLSKAAIKGREQIFRLAEFCKIYLKGFENAYISNIADMLGIRESNRVKGKHIYTEFELLDKKKFDNVALSSDYPIDIHSIKKDDSTLHFTKGNYFLPIESLISDKYDNLFIAGRALSATFKAQAALRVQTCCFAMGEAIAKYIKQKET
- a CDS encoding glycosyltransferase; this translates as MKKTKNNERNKPKASIIVASYNYENYIKETLDSLVAQTYRDFEVIVVDDGSKDSSLNIIKKYEAKYDYIHIYTHENGANKGLVATLKLALSKAQGEYIAFCESDDYWRNDYLDKKIALIEKNKNVAIIGNDIQLIGNTDLKQSYISACNITFEGRNKIKLPALQDKVFNPLATFSAVMVKRDILMSCDFDTPIPAWLDFWLWRQILAVYPAYYINEKISFWRIHESYNADANAAEYSKKSELFIKESNKIIQAKLGLIRFFFLKFWEKFFTK